DNA sequence from the Pleurocapsa sp. PCC 7319 genome:
AAACTTTTGGCTCATCTCCAAAACCTACCTTCACTGTTTTCTCACTATTTGATTTCTTCCAGTTAATACAGTTATCAGCTCAAACATAGCTTTTCTATGAATTCATCACTTTTCTCTCTTTCTCTTTCATCTCGTTATAGTAGCTTTTTACCTCGATTTTCCAAGCTCGCAAGTGTCAATATTTTCTCCAACATGATGATCCCCTTAGCAGGAATCTGCGACACTGCTTTTCTGGGTCATCTCGCAGATATCCGATACTTAGCAGGAGTAGTTTTAGGAGGTATATTATTTGATTATATCTATCGCATATTAAAATTTTTTCGTAGCGGCACTAATGCCATTACTGCTGAAGCAGTAGGTGAAGATAATCATCAAAAAATTCTTTTAGCAGGTTTAAGAGGTGCTGTAGTTGCCCTGGCGATCGCATCAGTCATTTTAATCTTACAATACCCAATTCATAAACTTGGTTTTGCTATCTTATCGGGTTCTCCAGACATTGAAGCTTTCGGGCTTGATTACTTTAATGCTCGGATTTGGGGAGCACCAGCAGTTCTGCTTAACTTCGTTCTTATCGGTTGGTTTTTAGGACAAGAAAAAAGTGCTGTGGTACTAGCAATTTCCATAATCGCTAATGGCTCTAACGCTATTTTAGATTATCTAATGATTAATCAATGGGGCTGGGGAAGTATGGGAGCTGGATTTGCTACAGCATTAAGTCAATATCTAGCACTAATTGTTGGTTTGATCGGTGTCGCTATTAGTATCAAGTGGAAAACGTTACCCTCAGCTTTGAATGAGGTCTTCGATTGGCAAGCCCTAAAATCTATTGTTATGCTCAACGGCAATATTTTTATTCGCTGCCTAGCAGTAATTACTGCTTACTCATTATTCACCAACCTAAGCGCAGGTATGGGAACTGAGATAATTGCCATCAACGGATTATTGCTACAGATTGTACTTCTCAGTCAATATACAATTAATGGTATTGGTCTTACTACCCAAACGCTAATTGGAAACTTTAAAGGGAAGGGTGAAACTGAACAAATGATACCTTTATTAACCGTCTCTATTTTTTCCGGCGTAGCAATTTCATCTATATTTTCCATAATAACGATTCTGCATCCTCAAGCAATTTTGGGTTTACTCACCAGTCATACCGAAGTCAGTCAATCGGCGATCGCCTACTTAACCTGGTTACTGCCGCTTTCGACCTGTTGTGCAACTGGTTACATTCTGGAAGGATATGTTGTTGGCTTAAAAGAAGGGACTATACTAAGAAATTCTGCTTTAACCGCTTTAAGTTTAG
Encoded proteins:
- the gntT gene encoding guanitoxin biosynthesis MATE family efflux transporter GntT, yielding MNSSLFSLSLSSRYSSFLPRFSKLASVNIFSNMMIPLAGICDTAFLGHLADIRYLAGVVLGGILFDYIYRILKFFRSGTNAITAEAVGEDNHQKILLAGLRGAVVALAIASVILILQYPIHKLGFAILSGSPDIEAFGLDYFNARIWGAPAVLLNFVLIGWFLGQEKSAVVLAISIIANGSNAILDYLMINQWGWGSMGAGFATALSQYLALIVGLIGVAISIKWKTLPSALNEVFDWQALKSIVMLNGNIFIRCLAVITAYSLFTNLSAGMGTEIIAINGLLLQIVLLSQYTINGIGLTTQTLIGNFKGKGETEQMIPLLTVSIFSGVAISSIFSIITILHPQAILGLLTSHTEVSQSAIAYLTWLLPLSTCCATGYILEGYVVGLKEGTILRNSALTALSLGFTPMAAISWHLQSNHLLWLSLTLYMATLAIALVVNIFSLQSNQNLALQSELK